From a single Rutidosis leptorrhynchoides isolate AG116_Rl617_1_P2 chromosome 5, CSIRO_AGI_Rlap_v1, whole genome shotgun sequence genomic region:
- the LOC139847015 gene encoding uncharacterized protein isoform X2: MYGRLEGELRFNRWHMWPVPSSSTPSVAAPESSFVVIDTNSFNKDGRKITVGDCALFKSHNNSLPFVGRIRKLIVGKESSPSLSVNWLYRPADVKLKEGALLDAAPNEIFYSFHRDEIPAASLLHPCKVTFYRKGVELPSGICSFVCRRVYDIEGKCLWWLTDKDYINEQQQEVNQLLGKTRIKMYGTSHTGGCSPKPVNGPNGTAQVKPSSDSVQNSSSSISSHAKNKKREHGVHNSDSVKRERLSRLDDADSGQHRSEHPIKTEISKITDKGGLVDIGGVEKLIQLMRPDNTEKKHDLASRTMLVDVISATERFDCLSRFVQLRGLLVLDEWLQEIHKGKIGDVSPKVNDKSVEEFLFSLLRALDKLPVNLHALQTCNVGKSVNHLRSHKNSEIQNKARSLVSTWKRRVEAEMNIIETKSGTNRGGSWSNKSMMSEVSPTGNRRTGSSCDPGSKSSTLQPLSLKSQQPKHNNSGEAVTESPTSPVSTKLSPNSSQSPNNSQSCSVPHSKNSSNGSHASTISGVQKELGKMSRNLASEKGSPTRNMSERASDVSVVDIGNSPRLIVRLPNAGPSPARTISVDSPEVPSTQKPNQKLRVKSESLERKNVPNTVTDLSQEKDELIGRDEDHGKNGGHEKKMTDATFGSGSSSGVTPKSDKLHEASYSSINALVESCVKFSEASVSPPVGDDVGMNILASVAAGETSKSDVSPVCSPVSNSPLPEDSCSVNVTTLRRIAQDEDNISVANGQSVDSLSTKGGSQQPVLLVGTHISGDSKDASFGCEVKINEENTQADLPIHIKPSINSNVEIPNNDDSASWSSSDMHEDDKKTVHKRSSSCNLTTTSRGDADLPPKSEDAERPADVAAANVAELCTPVEEMSVKLDFDLNEVLPSEDGTQGEVEKSSIPFHSSNSPVMGNQSALITIAAAAKGPFYPSENLLRGKAELGWKGSAATSAFRPAKPRKADVHVPDNRTNKQARPLLDFDLNVGVVDDARENFTPTMRLEGVNTISSGRLNLDLNACEESADVLQLSVSSSGRPSTSHLPGGPNSSRDFDLNDGPGVEEVGGESVSFFKNGLQFMSSVPNVRMNNTDVGNFSNCYPLNNTYPAITIPSYPSQRMLTPGTASTSHNPDIFRGPVLSSSPAVTFSSVPFQYSAFPFDTNFSMPSVPNMFSSVSTAYVDNSSSGGPLFFPSIPSQAQMVGPNGAVSMPYRPYFMSLPGNSSNVGPDDRKWPSHGLDLNAGSAGGGSGTDDKLPSGLKRIPLAGSQALADEQLKMFTQMAAGSGASKRKEPDGGWDGDRLSYRNPSWQ; the protein is encoded by the exons ATGTATGGGCGGTTGGAAGGTGAGCTGCGGTTCAACCGGTGGCACATGTGGCCGGTCCCATCTTCCTCCACGCCGTCTGTAGCTGCCCCTGAAAGTTCATTCGTAGTCATAGATACCAACTCTTTTAACAAA GACGGTCGGAAGATTACTGTTGGCGACTGTGCTCTGTTCAAGTCACATAACAATTCCCTTCCTTTTGTTGGAAGAATTCGCAAATTAATAGTAGGAAAAGAAAGCAGTCCAAGTCTGAGTGTGAATTGGCTGTACCGACCTGCAGACGTAAAGCTTAAGGAAGGTGCTTTGCTGGACGCAGCACCTAACGAGATATTCTACTCGTTTCACAGGGATGAGATACCTGCTGCATCGTTACTCCATCCGTGTAAAGTAACATTCTATCGGAAAGGCGTTGAACTTCCTTCAGGTATATGCTCATTTGTGTGCAGACGAGTGTATGATATTGAAGGCAAGTGTTTATGGTGGTTAACTGATAAAGACTATATTAAC GAACAACAACAAGAAGTAAACCAGCTGTTGGGTAAAACACGGATAAAAATGTATGGAACGTCACATACTGGAGGTTGCTCTCCAAAACCCGTGAATGGTCCCAATGGGACAGCACAAGTAAAACCTAGTTCAGATAGCGTACAGAATAGTTCCTCCTCTATTTCATCACATGCAAAGAATAAGAAGAGAGAGCATGGTGTTCACAATTCTGACTCCGTTAAACGTGAACGCCTGTCTAGACTAGATGATGCTGATTCTGGTCAACATAGATCCGAACACCCGATCAAGACTGAGATTTCCAAAATTACCGATAAAGGAGGGTTGGTAGATATTGGAGGGGTTGAAAAATTGATACAGCTTATGAGACCTGACAATACTGAGAAGAAACATGACCTGGCTTCCCGAACAATGCTTGTTGATGTAATATCGGCTACTGAGAGGTTTGATTGCTTAAGTCGGTTTGTTCAACTGAGGGGCTTGTTAGTTTTAGATGAATGGCTTCAGGAGATCCATAAGGGGAAAATCGGTGATGTTAGTCCCAAAGTAAATGATAAATCTGTTGAGGAATTTCTTTTTTCTTTACTTCGTGCACTTGATAAGTTACCTGTAAATCTTCATGCTTTACAGACATGTAACGTTGGGAAATCTGTTAATCATTTACGCAGCCATAAAAACTCTGAAATTCAGAACAAAGCCAGAAGTTTAGTTAGCACATGGAAGAGACGTGTTGAAGCTGAAATGAATATTATCGAAACGAAATCTGGTACCAACCGAGGGGGTTCTTGGTCAAACAAGTCAATGATGTCTGAAGTTTCTCCTACGGGTAATAGGCGTACTGGCAGTTCTTGTGACCCGGGTTCCAAGAGTTCTACTCTACAGCCTTTATCACTGAAATCCCAACAGCCGAAGCATAATAACTCCGGTGAAGCGGTTACTGAATCACCAACGTCTCCTGTTTCCACAAAATTGTCTCCAAATAGTAGTCAATCTCCAAATAATAGTCAATCTTGTAGTGTACCTCACAGCAAGAACTCAAGCAATGGTTCTCACGCATCTACTATCTCAGGAGTTCAAAAGGAATTGGGGAAAATGAGTCGGAATTTGGCATCCGAAAAGGGATCACCGACTAGAAATATGTCTGAGAGAGCATCTGATGTGTCTGTTGTAGATATTGGAAACAGCCCAAGACTCATTGTGAGGTTGCCAAATGCCGGTCCAAGTCCTGCTCGAACCATCAGTGTGGACTCTCCCGAAGTCCCGTCTACTCAGAAGCCAAATCAAAAGTTGCGTGTAAAAAGCGAATCTTTAGAAAGAAAAAATGTACCAAACACGGTTACAGATTTGTCTCAAGAGAAAGATGAATTGATTGGCCGTGATGAAGACCATGGCAAGAACGGTGGTCATGAAAAGAAAATGACTGATGCAACTTTTGGCAGTGGTTCCTCATCAGGTGTTACTCCAAAATCAGACAAGTTACACGAGGCTTCTTATAGCTCCATTAATGCTTTAGTTGAAAGCTGTGTTAAATTTTCTGAAGCAAGTGTGTCTCCACCAGTGGGCGACGATGTTGGAATGAACATTCTTGCCAGCGTGGCAGCCGGGGAGACGTCGAAATCCGATGTATCTCCTGTATGTTCGCCTGTAAGTAACTCACCTTTACCCGAAGACTCTTGTTCCGTGAATGTGACAACCTTGAGGCGAATTGCTCAAGACGAAGATAATATTAGTGTAGCAAATGGTCAATCTGTTGACTCATTGTCGACTAAAGGTGGGTCCCAGCAGCCGGTTCTTCTTGTTGGGACCCATATCTCTGGTGACAGTAAAGATGCTTCATTTGGCTGTGAGGTGAAGATTAATGAGGAAAATACACAGGCAGATTTGCCCATTCATATTAAACCTTCTATAAATTCAAATGTTGAGATACCAAATAACGACGATTCAGCATCTTGGTCATCTTCAGATATGCACGAGGATGATAAAAAAACGGTGCACAAACGATCAAGCAGTTGCAACTTAACTACCACTTCTCGTGGTGATGCTGATTTACCACCAAAGTCCGAAGATGCTGAAAGGCCTGCAGATGTAGCTGCGGCCAATGTAGCCGAGCTTTGTACTCCTGTTGAAGAAATGTCAGTGAAGTTGGACTTTGATTTGAATGAAGTTCTTCCTAGTGAAGATGGGACTCAGGGAGAGGTTGAAAAATCGTCTATTCCCTTCCATTCTTCAAATTCACCTGTTATGGGGAATCAATCTGCTTTAATTACTATAGCTGCTGCTGCCAAAGGACCATTTTACCCTTCAGAAAATCTTTTAAGAGGCAAGGCTGAACTTGGTTGGAAGGGGTCTGCTGCCACTAGTGCTTTTCGTCCTGCAAAACCACGCAAGGCAGATGTTCATGTTCCTGATAATCGTACCAATAAACAGGCTCGTCCTCTTCTGGATTTTGACCTGAATGTCGGTGTTGTTGATGATGCTCGCGAAAACTTTACGCCAACGATGCGTCTTGAGGGTGTGAACACTATTAGTAGCGGGAGATTGAATCTCGATCTAAATGCATGTGAGGAGAGTGCCGATGTTCTCCAGCTTTCAGTCAGCAGCAGCGGTAGACCATCTACGTCACATCTACCCGGGGGACCAAATTCTTCAAGGGACTTTGACCTGAACGATGGACCCGGTGTGGAAGAAGTCGGAGGTGAATCAGTATCGTTCTTCAAAAATGGTTTGCAGTTTATGTCTAGTGTTCCAAATGTCAGAATGAATAATACGGATGTGGGTAATTTCTCAAATTGCTATCCACTAAATAATACCTACCCAGCAATTACAATCCCGAGTTACCCATCTCAAAGAATGTTAACTCCAGGTACTGCGAGTACGTCACATAATCCTGATATATTTAGGGGTCCCGTTTTGTCATCTTCACCCGCAGTCACATTTTCGTCTGTACCGTTTCAATATTCAGCGTTCCCATTCGATACGAATTTCTCGATGCCTTCTGTTCCAAATATGTTTTCTTCGGTTTCGACTGCTTATGTGGATAATTCATCATCTGGCGGGCCTCTTTTCTTCCCTAGTATACCCTCACAGGCGCAGATGGTGGGACCAAATGGTGCGGTGTCGATGCCTTATAGGCCGTACTTTATGAGTCTTCCTGGCAATTCAAGTAACGTTGGACCTGATGATAGAAAATGGCCAAGTCATGGTTTAGATTTAAATGCGGGTTCTGCAGGTGGTGGTAGTGGTACAGATGATAAGCTGCCTTCCGGGTTGAAACGGATACCTCTTGCTGGGTCCCAAGCCCTAGCTGACGAGCAGCTAAAGATGTTTACACAAATGGCTGCAGGTAGTGGGGCATCAAAGAGGAAAGAACCCGATGGTGGGTGGGATGGAGATAGGCTTAGTTACAGAAACCCGTCATGGCAGTAG
- the LOC139847015 gene encoding uncharacterized protein isoform X1 has protein sequence MYGRLEGELRFNRWHMWPVPSSSTPSVAAPESSFVVIDTNSFNKDGRKITVGDCALFKSHNNSLPFVGRIRKLIVGKESSPSLSVNWLYRPADVKLKEGALLDAAPNEIFYSFHRDEIPAASLLHPCKVTFYRKGVELPSGICSFVCRRVYDIEGKCLWWLTDKDYINSYLTQEQQQEVNQLLGKTRIKMYGTSHTGGCSPKPVNGPNGTAQVKPSSDSVQNSSSSISSHAKNKKREHGVHNSDSVKRERLSRLDDADSGQHRSEHPIKTEISKITDKGGLVDIGGVEKLIQLMRPDNTEKKHDLASRTMLVDVISATERFDCLSRFVQLRGLLVLDEWLQEIHKGKIGDVSPKVNDKSVEEFLFSLLRALDKLPVNLHALQTCNVGKSVNHLRSHKNSEIQNKARSLVSTWKRRVEAEMNIIETKSGTNRGGSWSNKSMMSEVSPTGNRRTGSSCDPGSKSSTLQPLSLKSQQPKHNNSGEAVTESPTSPVSTKLSPNSSQSPNNSQSCSVPHSKNSSNGSHASTISGVQKELGKMSRNLASEKGSPTRNMSERASDVSVVDIGNSPRLIVRLPNAGPSPARTISVDSPEVPSTQKPNQKLRVKSESLERKNVPNTVTDLSQEKDELIGRDEDHGKNGGHEKKMTDATFGSGSSSGVTPKSDKLHEASYSSINALVESCVKFSEASVSPPVGDDVGMNILASVAAGETSKSDVSPVCSPVSNSPLPEDSCSVNVTTLRRIAQDEDNISVANGQSVDSLSTKGGSQQPVLLVGTHISGDSKDASFGCEVKINEENTQADLPIHIKPSINSNVEIPNNDDSASWSSSDMHEDDKKTVHKRSSSCNLTTTSRGDADLPPKSEDAERPADVAAANVAELCTPVEEMSVKLDFDLNEVLPSEDGTQGEVEKSSIPFHSSNSPVMGNQSALITIAAAAKGPFYPSENLLRGKAELGWKGSAATSAFRPAKPRKADVHVPDNRTNKQARPLLDFDLNVGVVDDARENFTPTMRLEGVNTISSGRLNLDLNACEESADVLQLSVSSSGRPSTSHLPGGPNSSRDFDLNDGPGVEEVGGESVSFFKNGLQFMSSVPNVRMNNTDVGNFSNCYPLNNTYPAITIPSYPSQRMLTPGTASTSHNPDIFRGPVLSSSPAVTFSSVPFQYSAFPFDTNFSMPSVPNMFSSVSTAYVDNSSSGGPLFFPSIPSQAQMVGPNGAVSMPYRPYFMSLPGNSSNVGPDDRKWPSHGLDLNAGSAGGGSGTDDKLPSGLKRIPLAGSQALADEQLKMFTQMAAGSGASKRKEPDGGWDGDRLSYRNPSWQ, from the exons ATGTATGGGCGGTTGGAAGGTGAGCTGCGGTTCAACCGGTGGCACATGTGGCCGGTCCCATCTTCCTCCACGCCGTCTGTAGCTGCCCCTGAAAGTTCATTCGTAGTCATAGATACCAACTCTTTTAACAAA GACGGTCGGAAGATTACTGTTGGCGACTGTGCTCTGTTCAAGTCACATAACAATTCCCTTCCTTTTGTTGGAAGAATTCGCAAATTAATAGTAGGAAAAGAAAGCAGTCCAAGTCTGAGTGTGAATTGGCTGTACCGACCTGCAGACGTAAAGCTTAAGGAAGGTGCTTTGCTGGACGCAGCACCTAACGAGATATTCTACTCGTTTCACAGGGATGAGATACCTGCTGCATCGTTACTCCATCCGTGTAAAGTAACATTCTATCGGAAAGGCGTTGAACTTCCTTCAGGTATATGCTCATTTGTGTGCAGACGAGTGTATGATATTGAAGGCAAGTGTTTATGGTGGTTAACTGATAAAGACTATATTAAC TCATATTTAACGCAGGAACAACAACAAGAAGTAAACCAGCTGTTGGGTAAAACACGGATAAAAATGTATGGAACGTCACATACTGGAGGTTGCTCTCCAAAACCCGTGAATGGTCCCAATGGGACAGCACAAGTAAAACCTAGTTCAGATAGCGTACAGAATAGTTCCTCCTCTATTTCATCACATGCAAAGAATAAGAAGAGAGAGCATGGTGTTCACAATTCTGACTCCGTTAAACGTGAACGCCTGTCTAGACTAGATGATGCTGATTCTGGTCAACATAGATCCGAACACCCGATCAAGACTGAGATTTCCAAAATTACCGATAAAGGAGGGTTGGTAGATATTGGAGGGGTTGAAAAATTGATACAGCTTATGAGACCTGACAATACTGAGAAGAAACATGACCTGGCTTCCCGAACAATGCTTGTTGATGTAATATCGGCTACTGAGAGGTTTGATTGCTTAAGTCGGTTTGTTCAACTGAGGGGCTTGTTAGTTTTAGATGAATGGCTTCAGGAGATCCATAAGGGGAAAATCGGTGATGTTAGTCCCAAAGTAAATGATAAATCTGTTGAGGAATTTCTTTTTTCTTTACTTCGTGCACTTGATAAGTTACCTGTAAATCTTCATGCTTTACAGACATGTAACGTTGGGAAATCTGTTAATCATTTACGCAGCCATAAAAACTCTGAAATTCAGAACAAAGCCAGAAGTTTAGTTAGCACATGGAAGAGACGTGTTGAAGCTGAAATGAATATTATCGAAACGAAATCTGGTACCAACCGAGGGGGTTCTTGGTCAAACAAGTCAATGATGTCTGAAGTTTCTCCTACGGGTAATAGGCGTACTGGCAGTTCTTGTGACCCGGGTTCCAAGAGTTCTACTCTACAGCCTTTATCACTGAAATCCCAACAGCCGAAGCATAATAACTCCGGTGAAGCGGTTACTGAATCACCAACGTCTCCTGTTTCCACAAAATTGTCTCCAAATAGTAGTCAATCTCCAAATAATAGTCAATCTTGTAGTGTACCTCACAGCAAGAACTCAAGCAATGGTTCTCACGCATCTACTATCTCAGGAGTTCAAAAGGAATTGGGGAAAATGAGTCGGAATTTGGCATCCGAAAAGGGATCACCGACTAGAAATATGTCTGAGAGAGCATCTGATGTGTCTGTTGTAGATATTGGAAACAGCCCAAGACTCATTGTGAGGTTGCCAAATGCCGGTCCAAGTCCTGCTCGAACCATCAGTGTGGACTCTCCCGAAGTCCCGTCTACTCAGAAGCCAAATCAAAAGTTGCGTGTAAAAAGCGAATCTTTAGAAAGAAAAAATGTACCAAACACGGTTACAGATTTGTCTCAAGAGAAAGATGAATTGATTGGCCGTGATGAAGACCATGGCAAGAACGGTGGTCATGAAAAGAAAATGACTGATGCAACTTTTGGCAGTGGTTCCTCATCAGGTGTTACTCCAAAATCAGACAAGTTACACGAGGCTTCTTATAGCTCCATTAATGCTTTAGTTGAAAGCTGTGTTAAATTTTCTGAAGCAAGTGTGTCTCCACCAGTGGGCGACGATGTTGGAATGAACATTCTTGCCAGCGTGGCAGCCGGGGAGACGTCGAAATCCGATGTATCTCCTGTATGTTCGCCTGTAAGTAACTCACCTTTACCCGAAGACTCTTGTTCCGTGAATGTGACAACCTTGAGGCGAATTGCTCAAGACGAAGATAATATTAGTGTAGCAAATGGTCAATCTGTTGACTCATTGTCGACTAAAGGTGGGTCCCAGCAGCCGGTTCTTCTTGTTGGGACCCATATCTCTGGTGACAGTAAAGATGCTTCATTTGGCTGTGAGGTGAAGATTAATGAGGAAAATACACAGGCAGATTTGCCCATTCATATTAAACCTTCTATAAATTCAAATGTTGAGATACCAAATAACGACGATTCAGCATCTTGGTCATCTTCAGATATGCACGAGGATGATAAAAAAACGGTGCACAAACGATCAAGCAGTTGCAACTTAACTACCACTTCTCGTGGTGATGCTGATTTACCACCAAAGTCCGAAGATGCTGAAAGGCCTGCAGATGTAGCTGCGGCCAATGTAGCCGAGCTTTGTACTCCTGTTGAAGAAATGTCAGTGAAGTTGGACTTTGATTTGAATGAAGTTCTTCCTAGTGAAGATGGGACTCAGGGAGAGGTTGAAAAATCGTCTATTCCCTTCCATTCTTCAAATTCACCTGTTATGGGGAATCAATCTGCTTTAATTACTATAGCTGCTGCTGCCAAAGGACCATTTTACCCTTCAGAAAATCTTTTAAGAGGCAAGGCTGAACTTGGTTGGAAGGGGTCTGCTGCCACTAGTGCTTTTCGTCCTGCAAAACCACGCAAGGCAGATGTTCATGTTCCTGATAATCGTACCAATAAACAGGCTCGTCCTCTTCTGGATTTTGACCTGAATGTCGGTGTTGTTGATGATGCTCGCGAAAACTTTACGCCAACGATGCGTCTTGAGGGTGTGAACACTATTAGTAGCGGGAGATTGAATCTCGATCTAAATGCATGTGAGGAGAGTGCCGATGTTCTCCAGCTTTCAGTCAGCAGCAGCGGTAGACCATCTACGTCACATCTACCCGGGGGACCAAATTCTTCAAGGGACTTTGACCTGAACGATGGACCCGGTGTGGAAGAAGTCGGAGGTGAATCAGTATCGTTCTTCAAAAATGGTTTGCAGTTTATGTCTAGTGTTCCAAATGTCAGAATGAATAATACGGATGTGGGTAATTTCTCAAATTGCTATCCACTAAATAATACCTACCCAGCAATTACAATCCCGAGTTACCCATCTCAAAGAATGTTAACTCCAGGTACTGCGAGTACGTCACATAATCCTGATATATTTAGGGGTCCCGTTTTGTCATCTTCACCCGCAGTCACATTTTCGTCTGTACCGTTTCAATATTCAGCGTTCCCATTCGATACGAATTTCTCGATGCCTTCTGTTCCAAATATGTTTTCTTCGGTTTCGACTGCTTATGTGGATAATTCATCATCTGGCGGGCCTCTTTTCTTCCCTAGTATACCCTCACAGGCGCAGATGGTGGGACCAAATGGTGCGGTGTCGATGCCTTATAGGCCGTACTTTATGAGTCTTCCTGGCAATTCAAGTAACGTTGGACCTGATGATAGAAAATGGCCAAGTCATGGTTTAGATTTAAATGCGGGTTCTGCAGGTGGTGGTAGTGGTACAGATGATAAGCTGCCTTCCGGGTTGAAACGGATACCTCTTGCTGGGTCCCAAGCCCTAGCTGACGAGCAGCTAAAGATGTTTACACAAATGGCTGCAGGTAGTGGGGCATCAAAGAGGAAAGAACCCGATGGTGGGTGGGATGGAGATAGGCTTAGTTACAGAAACCCGTCATGGCAGTAG